In Antechinus flavipes isolate AdamAnt ecotype Samford, QLD, Australia chromosome 6, AdamAnt_v2, whole genome shotgun sequence, the sequence AGATAAGCATGGTAGTTTTGAAAGCAATATGtagaatttatttcatatttctttaaaaaacaacaagtGTTTGGAAATCaagattcacagtttcatatataatcctcttttttatattctgCTATGTATTTGGAAATGCTTCCTTTTTGGGGTGGTATTTaagtttgggtttttaaaaaaaacttttgggagGGCAGTTAGATGATGATACACTGAATAGAGtatcagtcctggagtcaggaggccctgagttcaaacccagcctcagacacttaacacttcttagctgtgtgaccctgaacaagtcacttaaccctaatagcctaacacacacacacccaaaaaaaaaaaaagaaaagaaagaaagaaaaaaaattttaataacaaaaatgtaGCAAATAGACCatgctaattatttattttctcttaagaTGAATATTTCATATACTTTAATTTACCAAAGAAAAAACGACTGACTCTTTGAAACAACAGTAAGCAATTCAATGTGCTCCCGCTACTCCCCCCACTAAGGTGTTAAGGAATGTTTTGTCCATTTTTTGCTTGGAAGAACCAAGAAAGCACATGTTTTACATATGCAAAGATGCCAAACAAGATCCAAGTCTGTCCACTCTTTTTTCCTGTGATCAGAGGTCCGTGGTTTACATGTTAGACACCATTAACAATCGCAGCCTATCGAACTAGTCTCACTTCACGGCATTTTCAAGAGTCAGTTTGGTATTtaacataaaaatgtaaagtcCTCAACAAAACACATTTAGTGTTTAAAAAATACACTGATGAACAAAACACAGAAAGGTATAAAATTGAAGCACAAGTaatgaacatattttaaaataagagatctgaagtttaatttttacaaaaatcgATACCGTTAAGAAcataattatttcccatttgctCATTCAACAActgacaaaatattataaaaatatagagaaaatagatTCTAGATTTAAGATGACTAGGTATGCTACCAGCCATGTAgcttttaaaaacttgatttgaatcactaaaaaaataagttttgtttccttaaaaaCACTTCATTGGTTTGCTATTTAACATAATATGGGTATTCATGATTTTGCAATACTAAAAATGCAGCGCCGACATGACCTAGACTCTTGGCTTCTTGTTCGGCGGGTCCTGGAGACTAAACTTTGGAATTTCACATGAAGGTGCGTATGGAATTCTCTTTGAAGATACCTTCTTGCCAATTGtttcaatctaaaaaaaaaaaaaaaggcagataaaAGAATTACTGGAAAATACATCTTGTAAATGTTGAACCTACAATGGTAAAAGAAAATCCTGTAAGCTAGTGAATGTAAgaggaaaacatttcaaaatttattttttcctaaatgcAAAATAAGCTTTTCATATTCTCCGGATAAGCAAAGAGTTCATTTATTCTATGTTCACTCAATATTTCTGAATCAAAGCCAAGTTGTATTTTTCCTATATGGACACATACACAAGGATGCCTCTTCTCAAACtcctaataaaaaagaaaatttatacaaGCGCTGCTTTGGTCTCAAGTGAAAATTAAGAAAGTGAACACATGAGGTAGTTCTCAGTTTAAATGCTCATTATGCTTATTCCCGAAAACATCCACAAGGATGGTTTAAGAAACTAAGATTCTCAGTTCCAACAACAAATTACACTCCCTCCAACTGCTGGGACTAGCTCATTACTCTGTCTCTCTAAAAACTAGATCCCCCAAAGCTCAGGAAGAGTCCCTGATGACCAGCGGGAATGAAGGTGACATTTATGGGAAGCTTGCCTTTGGAACAGCTAACAACTACCTGGCCCCGGCCCCCGTCTTGGCTTCGGGTCCTATTCGCCCTGGATCAGATCCTTGTCAGCACTGAGCACGGGGAAGCATTCTGACTGACAGACATCCTCTAGTTCCCGGTGCCCAGGCGTAGTAGTGGGGGCCTGGGTGAGACAGGGGCAGTGGGCACTGGCAATCACCATCCAGGGAAGCTGGAAAAGTGCTTCCCCAGCTCCAACCAAACCTGCTGAactagggaaggggaaggaatgggCCCTGAAGTAAGAGGGTTCTGTGGTGCTTTGTAGCTTAGAGAGGGATTTCTGACTGAGGGGGTCCCAAACTCTCAGTGCAGCTTTAAGCCACGGAAGCCTCTGGGACACCTAGGCTATCACCTTGCTGCAGGATCACAACCATCTGTGGGGCTCCAGAATGTGGAGATAAGGAGGCCAGATAGAGAGACGGAAGCCCCGGGCCACACCTGGGCTCCAAGGCTTACCAGCAAAGTCATCAGGGCATTCGCCTGGAAATTCAACCCGGTGTAGAAGAAAGGGGGACAGAGCTGACGGCAGGCCCTACTACCTCTCCCACCCTGGACCAAATGACCTAGAGGAACCATAGATTCCTCATCTGCAACAGGACAAGGAAGCTGGACCCAACCCCTAAACATCCTTTCCGGTTCTACATTCTATGAGCCATgataaatttcctcatctgttaactGGGGAAAAGAATACTGTTAGATTAACAACAGAATGTCGTGTGAAGCAAGAGCATTATAAAATTGAACATGCCGTGTTAAATTATGATTAATTTACAAGTGAAAAAATGGTGGCTCAGGGAGACTGTGTTAGACTAGAGCAGAGACATCTGCTTTGGTGGCCTGGGAGTCTCTCTTGTGCACCTTGAACCAcatgaaaatgtaattgggaaatatttaacaaaagaaaagtaCCATATATACAGATAATGTTCATATGGAGTTTTCGAAGTCGATGTGGAGCCTATAGGGGTGGATCATCTAGTATGGATTAGTATATTTTTATGTGAGTTTGACACCTTTGGACTACAGGATCTTCGAAGAAACTCCAGTACTAACATCCTACGAGTCACTGATTTTATCCAACTTTAAATAGCTATTAACTGATGAAACCCGAATTAAATCCCAGGTTTAATTTAGGGGCTTCCAGTCCTATATGCTGGCACTCACCACCACATATTCAAGCAACACTGACCACGTTAGCTCTATTCCCCATCGTTAAATTGAACCAAGGATTGAAAATAGCCTGGAAAACCAAATGTAATACTCCCCGAGTACAAAGAGCCACTGTGTTGTTACActggacaggaaaagaaaatgcttaaaaagaaaaaaatcctaaatcccagaaccttaaaaaaaaaaaaaaaaaaaaaaacccaagactGATTTACCTGGAAGCCAATGGTTTGTAACTCATTGTGAAGGTCATCGAGGACGCGTCGACCATCAAAGATAAAGGCCGGCTTCAGCATTTTTTTGTGAATACGTTCATAATCCAATTCCTGTAAAGCCCCAAAGGAAAGCGTTGAAATGTACAGTGGCCACCACAACACCAGCTGGAATTAGAGCATCCCCACACTTTTCTGTCTTAAGTTTGTGTCACCTCACCTTGAACACATCCCACTCGGTACAAATGACAACAGCGTGGGCTCCATCACATGCTTCATATGGATCCTTTGTAATGGTCACCAGTCGGGACACTGAAAACATAAGAAGAGTAGAAATAAGAAGGCAGAGGAAGATTCCTTGAAATGATCAgggtagtttttcttttgttccgatttttcttgcacaagataactaatgtggaaatatgtttaatatgattgtacatgcataGCCTATATCAGAATGCTTGCTATTTTGAGCAGGGGTCAGGGAGATAAAAGGGAGGAtgaaaaatctggaattcaaattcttacaaaaatgaatgctgaaaattaaaaaaaaaaattttaaataaattatcagGGTAGATCATAGCCTGTAGTAGATATTTAGTATAGATTAGTAGATAGTTAATAAACACATgttgattaataaaatttattcccTGTGTGAAATGACACTTTATTTAGTAAACACTTAAATTGCAAACTCAAATTATAATCCATTTCAATTTCAACACTCATATGCTATAAATTGTTTTGGCTTTAATGACAAAATTAATATTGGTGCCAAAAGCTCTCTGATACTTAAGAATTTAATTCATGGAAAGAACTAGGTTGACTATCAAAGGGATTtcgagaaaaaaataaatatgatctaGAGCTGACCTCAAGAAATGTTCACTGTTGAGAATCAAAGACTCACCTTGGTCATCCTCCGAAACACCAGGATGGGAGAGATCTACAACTATTTGTTCCCTTGGTACTTTAGGATCATAAATATGGAGGTGCGCACCTTCATCCATCAAATATTTGCTTATGTAGATACTAGAGGATTCTCTGGGGGAAAACACATCAATATTCAGTTAACAGGTAATGCTTTTTAATTGAACTAGATTTAATCTGAAAATTAAGCTAACCAACATTGTTATGTATCAATAACTAAACAATACTGTGCAAGTCACTATTCTAGTCACTCTGATAACTACAAgcacaaaatatacaaaaaaataataaattcaaaataatattacTGAGAATAAAACAGGTGATGTTTTAATCCAGTTGTAAATATTGAGCCATGTAGCCAGGTTCTTTTGAGGAGCCAGACTATTTCCCAAATGGAATATGATTTTAATGAACAGATACCTTGTGTCTCCAGTGTCCTTTTTGAATGCAAATCCCAAAATAGCTATCTTCTTATCAGTGACCGTATTAAACAGACTATCTATAATCCGGGAAGCAAATCTTCTTCTCTGGTAGTCATTCATATCTATAACCTACAATTACATGCATAATTATAGTAAAAATATGGTAACATGACTCATTACTCAGTGTTTTATTTTTGAGACCGTTTTAAATGTTATAAAGTTAGTCTTATGAACAAACACCTCAAATTAGcttaactttctctttttttggctcTCATACCCTTCTATATTCATACTATCTTCactctatttctttatcttcatGTGTCTCTTTTCACCAtcctttgctcatttttcaaaGTAATCTTCCCAGGGCAGAGGTGGGACTGGGTCACTTTCCTACTCAAAATTTTCCAGTGTCTTTCCAATCCTTAccagataaaatacaaactgtcCATTTAAGCAAACCATTCCCTGTAACTAAACTGCATTCTCTACTGTAACATCCTCCATGAAGACTTCCTTAATTCTCCTAGCCAAAAACTGTCTAGTTCAACTGTGCTGCCCACCACCAACTCATCAGTCAGTATCTTGGCACACAGTATACATCTGAGTGCTTCTTAAATGGTATGCATTTATTTGATTACAAGCAGAGAGTGGGTTTTGCTACCATATTCTAAATTTCTAGGACAATCCTATACCCTGCaggtttgagaaatgagacaaagTTCCCAAAGAGACTCAGATATGGATGTGCTACAAGGACTGATGCGGGATACCAAATTAATAGCAATTACTGAAGTCTGCAAAGACTGGGTGAGGCTATTTGGGAAAAATTTTAGTTGGAAGTATATTTTTTGACACTCCAGATCTTTGGCTGAAAtatgagaaacaaagaaacaaataaacaaaaaagaaagattcaaggaaaaaaatttctccaAGTTATTCTTTAAGGACTTTAGGTCCACAATCCTTAGGCTCATTCTTTCCCGATTTAGAAGCGctaggaaacaaaatgaaattacaGTAAGAGTAATAACCTAATTTATATAACATGATCTATAGTTTAAAATGCACTTTCCCTACAACTATAACAGAGAGACATTGAGAGGATTATGACTTCCATTTTGTAAACTGCATTTGTACAACTGCACGATTGTAAACTCAACCATGGAAAGGCGAGGTGACCTGCTTGATTTACAGCCAGGACTCCTAGTGTGACAAAGACAATCTTCTCTCCACTACTGCAAGCTGCCTCTCTAAAATAAACAAGTTTTGTGCCCATCTggctgaaaacacacacacacaagagttTTGGACTTTAGGTATTTTGCAAAATTAACTGAAAGTAATTAATGTTTGATGACaagttcaattttaaaattagaagagggATGATGAATTGTCAAAAACTTTAACATGAGTCAACAAAGAGATGCTACAAGTTTAGAAGCTTAAAACTATATtgcttcttactttttttcctcaatagtattttatttgtccaaatacatgtaaagatagtattCAACACTCATTTCTGCAAGATCCtgtattacaaattttttctacttccttcccCCCTATATCACTCCTTATTAATGGTGTCATTCTAGTGAGGCACTTAATATGTCAAAACACATTTCAGATTTAAAGGGTTTCAGGCCTCCTGAGACAGAATCACAAAGCCATTAATCATCATAAGTATTCATACCTGTTGCCAATAACGAGCTACTTCAGGCAAATTCAGAGCTTCACAAAGATAAACCaaatttaaaacatctttttgGAAACAGCTCCCACCAAagcctgatgaaaaaaaaattcaattaaaaaccaaacattttCACCCCAAAACAAAATTCTAAACTAATAAATtcaatcttgtaaataaaatatgtaaggaTCACATTCAGTTAACAATATACTTGAATAAAACTATTTTTCAGGTTTTATTTTGGCTACttttagagaggaagagaaattatAGAGGGAGATAAATGGCATGGGTAAGCAGAAATCTTTTACAAGGTCACCAATGTTCTATAGTTTTAAGAATATTATTCTCAATTTTTCATGagcctatatacatacatacatgaatatatatatacacatatacatatatatgtatatatatatatatatatatatacacatacctccCAAAATATAGTAAATTTTTACTATTCCACAAGAATATTAATAGCCTACATTCCAGCCAAAGATACAAAAATTGGTGGTAACATTTATAGAAAGTAGGTCCTCTTCCCCTGCAACTTGGTTATAGAAGGCTATGGTTAAATGAGAATCTTGTAACTCAAATCTATCATTTgctagttgaggaaactgaggtccaagttTGGATTAAATAGCTATTTTTTCACAGAAAGCAGCTTCATACTTAACCTGTTTCCAAACCATCTACTCATATATTTCCTGCCTGTTTACCACTAACAAATGTTAACATGCTGAAATATTTTCATCCTTATCTAACCAGTCCAAACTTACAGTATAATGCTGCTCAATGGCCACTATTTCACCTAGAAAGTCCTACCAAGATGAAACTACATTAAGTTACTGGGGTACTTTGCAGAAACCATCCTCCCATATAAATTATGAGAATATTATCTACTTACCAACGCTGGCTTTCAGAAACTTATTTCCAATTCTCTGGTCCATCCCAATGGCTGTTGCCACCTCTTCTACATCAGCTCCCGTTGCTTCACATAGGGCACTGATAGAGTTAATGCTGCTGATTCTCTGGGCAAGAAAAGCATTAGCtgcctgaaaaaaagaaaaaaaaaaaggattactcTAAAACAAGAATATATGTAACAAATTCACTGagattgcattttaaaaaagagaagcaaaataaacaagattAGAGTAATGTAGGGAGGGAACTAACAACTATGGAGCCAAACAACCAAGTCATCTTACAGATAGGTTTGTGCTAGAAATGATTTTaggtaaaaagggaataaaagaggaaaaacaaacaaagcaagAGGAAAGCCATCCAATAATAGTCATTGCTTTGATCTATTCCAAATTGCATTTTATGCTCCTTTAAAGGTGTCCAgactattttacattttgcaatTTGATATTCCtggtgaaaattattttgtaataccAATATATTCCAAAGTAAGAGAAGGCAACATTCACAAAGATGGTCTTTTAATCACGTGCAAAAAGTTTCTGAGTGGCGTTTCAGGATTTGAGAGAGCAATACGCAGCACTAAGTTCTACGTGCCAGTTATAAAACTGATACCAACCAATTTAGAAAGCTCTGAAGACCAGGTGTTGGTTGTGAGGATCTTTTCTTTGGGAACCCAGTGTTCATAGACGGCAGAAAGGGCCCGCACAGCCTTTTGCCCCTCGGGGGTTTCATCGCCACCAATCAGTACCCGATCAGGATTCCTTAGGTCCTTGATTGCTGTACCCTCTGCCAAGAACTCGGGATTGGAGAGCACCTAAGATCCcaagggagagatggaaagttTTAAAACcaagattttatttattactatttctagtattattgaaaagagataagaagTATCTAAGGTTTCCATTTCTTATACCTGTAAGTTCAAATTGGGTTTTGTGTTTGCATCAAATATTCTTCGTATACTTTCCGCTGCCCTGACCGGGACAGTGCTTTTCTCAGTCACAATTTTGTAACCATTGGAGTTCTGTACAATCCGTCTGGCACAAGCTTCGATATACTTCAGATCGGCAGCCCGACCTTTTCCCATTCCGTAAGTCTTTGTTGGCGTGTTAACCTAATGAAAATGTAAggttcagaaagaaaaaaggcaccGTGGAAATGTTCCTGCCCTTTAAGAATGTTTCATAAATGCAATGACTCTATTAACcatttgaggagggaaaaaacaaGCTACCAATTACTTTATTTAGTAGTTACATAAAGCTCTATCAATTCAAACTTCTATAAATCTCAGTTAATTCAAAAGAGATTAATAGTAACATTGTCTTTAGGCAGTGACAAGAGTGGATAAAGTAGCCTAACGATCACATAACAGTTGGTAAAATTTTCAAAAACGAGCAGGGCTGTCATGTCAAAGAGGGGATATTAGCTTGGTTCTATTCGGCCGCAGAGAGCAGAGCCAGGAATAACTGGGGGGCACAGCAGGTACGGCACACTGGGCAGACTGATGGACTCCAAGCCCAAAGTtccaattctgcctctgatacccACCAGGCGGGGTGAGCTCATGGATTCTCCATTTCTTGTAGCTGTGAGCCTAGAATGCCTTCAAGGCCCCTTTCAGTTCTATACCCAACATGCTTTGCTCCTGTAAGCTGTAAAGGGGCACATTTTGGTTGaatgtaaggaaaaaaatcttggtGACATTGTAGCCATCTCAAAGTGAAACGGGCTGGCCACCCTCAGAGCTAGTAGGCCCCTCCTCACTATGAATTTTTTAAGCAAAGACTTCATGACTACCAATCAGGGGGGCAGAGAAGACATTCTTGTCCAGATATGAGCGGAAGAAAGGTCATCCCCTATTGTTTAAATCTGGTCCCGCCATGTGATTTGGAGGATATGATGTCCTTACTGCTGGACTAGATGAATTAATTACAGGGCTAAGATTCCCTCCTGCTTTGATTTTCTAATGTCTTTTGAGAAGATGGTTGCTTATTataaaagatgaataagaaaacagaccaaatccaaaacaattccaatagacttgggatggcaaatgctatccacatgcagagaaagaactatggagactgaatgtggactgAAGCCTActattttcaatgttttttctttctttcttgtaatttcccctctttgttctattttttttcacactatgaataatatggaaatatgtttaaaaaaccCATACATGGATTGCTTACAGTCGTGGGTAGGGGgaaggaacagagggagaaaaaatttggaacacaaaagtcttacaaaaatgaatgttgaaaactttata encodes:
- the UGDH gene encoding UDP-glucose 6-dehydrogenase, translating into MFEIKKICCIGAGYVGGPTCSVIAHMCPEIRVTVVDVNESRINAWNSTTLPIYEPGLKEVVESCRGKNLFFSTDIDAAIRDADLVFISVNTPTKTYGMGKGRAADLKYIEACARRIVQNSNGYKIVTEKSTVPVRAAESIRRIFDANTKPNLNLQVLSNPEFLAEGTAIKDLRNPDRVLIGGDETPEGQKAVRALSAVYEHWVPKEKILTTNTWSSELSKLAANAFLAQRISSINSISALCEATGADVEEVATAIGMDQRIGNKFLKASVGFGGSCFQKDVLNLVYLCEALNLPEVARYWQQVIDMNDYQRRRFASRIIDSLFNTVTDKKIAILGFAFKKDTGDTRESSSIYISKYLMDEGAHLHIYDPKVPREQIVVDLSHPGVSEDDQVSRLVTITKDPYEACDGAHAVVICTEWDVFKELDYERIHKKMLKPAFIFDGRRVLDDLHNELQTIGFQIETIGKKVSSKRIPYAPSCEIPKFSLQDPPNKKPRV